In the Muricauda sp. MAR_2010_75 genome, one interval contains:
- a CDS encoding mandelate racemase/muconate lactonizing enzyme family protein yields MKSVLKQIIAKSKKEEKEYGLARQAEIDNPKTADDRRNFLKKTALGGIAMTGMMGLGIEDTIAQTTSKVSRMSAPSDLKITDMRYALTNVMGGTAIIKIETNQGIYGLGEVRDAADVRYALFLKSRILGKNPCNVEKIFKSIKQFGGPARQAGGVCAVEMALWDICGKAYNVPAWQLLGGRYRDMVRLYADTPQARSPEEQKKLIEFRMKTQGYTWLKMDVAISSLPPDSGTLVNDKFWRDDNGRLSQWGDARNYMSYGNTAHPFTQIQITEKGLDMLAQRVAEVRDMVGWEVPISTDHYGHFDLNNGIRLGKALDKYRLAWLEDMVPWQYTEQWRTISEALETPTTTGEDIHFLENFKPIIHNRSVDIVHPDLASSGGLLETKRIGDYAEEFGIGMAMHQAGTPVSFMSNVHCAAATQNFLALEHHSVDLPWWEDLVTTVGGFKMIDKGFATVPLTAPGLGIELNEDVVKEHLDPRDKSFFKSTDEWNELRSHDRTYS; encoded by the coding sequence ATGAAATCAGTATTAAAACAAATCATTGCTAAAAGCAAGAAAGAGGAAAAAGAGTATGGCTTGGCAAGGCAGGCAGAAATTGATAACCCAAAAACAGCCGACGATAGAAGGAATTTTTTGAAGAAGACGGCTTTGGGGGGTATTGCCATGACCGGTATGATGGGCCTTGGTATTGAAGATACCATTGCCCAGACCACCTCTAAGGTGAGCAGGATGTCCGCTCCGTCCGATCTTAAGATCACGGATATGAGATACGCCCTCACCAATGTTATGGGGGGTACGGCCATCATTAAAATTGAAACCAACCAAGGTATATATGGTCTTGGAGAAGTAAGGGATGCCGCCGACGTGCGGTATGCCCTCTTCCTAAAGAGCCGAATTCTAGGAAAAAACCCTTGTAACGTTGAAAAGATATTCAAGAGCATCAAGCAGTTTGGTGGACCAGCCCGTCAAGCGGGAGGTGTCTGTGCTGTTGAAATGGCACTATGGGATATCTGTGGTAAGGCCTATAATGTTCCGGCATGGCAGCTTTTGGGTGGTAGGTATCGTGATATGGTAAGACTTTATGCTGATACACCTCAAGCCAGAAGTCCTGAGGAACAAAAAAAGTTGATCGAATTTAGAATGAAAACCCAAGGATATACCTGGTTAAAAATGGATGTGGCCATTTCGTCACTTCCACCAGATTCAGGGACCTTGGTAAATGACAAATTCTGGAGGGATGATAACGGGCGTTTATCCCAGTGGGGCGATGCCAGAAACTATATGTCCTATGGTAACACCGCGCATCCCTTTACACAAATCCAAATTACTGAAAAAGGTTTGGATATGTTGGCACAACGAGTGGCCGAAGTCAGAGATATGGTAGGTTGGGAAGTTCCAATTTCCACCGACCACTACGGGCATTTCGATTTAAACAATGGAATTCGATTAGGAAAAGCACTGGATAAATACAGACTGGCTTGGTTGGAAGATATGGTGCCATGGCAATACACAGAGCAGTGGAGAACCATCTCCGAAGCTTTGGAAACGCCAACCACCACAGGTGAGGATATCCATTTCTTGGAAAACTTTAAGCCTATCATCCATAACAGGTCGGTAGACATTGTGCATCCTGACTTAGCATCATCCGGAGGCCTTTTGGAAACAAAGAGAATCGGTGATTATGCTGAGGAATTTGGAATAGGAATGGCCATGCACCAAGCAGGCACACCAGTTTCGTTTATGTCCAACGTACACTGTGCGGCGGCGACCCAGAATTTCTTGGCATTGGAGCACCACTCCGTGGATTTGCCTTGGTGGGAAGATTTGGTGACTACCGTTGGAGGATTTAAAATGATCGATAAAGGATTTGCCACGGTTCCATTGACCGCCCCAGGTTTGGGTATTGAGTTGAATGAGGATGTGGTAAAAGAACATTTAGATCCAAGAGATAAGAGCTTCTTTAAGTCTACGGACGAATGGAACGAACTTAGATCGCACGATAGGACTTATAGTTAG
- a CDS encoding RraA family protein — MKYIQVKMMVLLICLMATVNGKAQRVASSPDYIKALTSEWEGERFEDGRPRVSDALLQRLKKIRIEEAWGYLRQHGYNNQYEGGWKIIHPEGVMTGRVVTAQYVPLRPDLKEYVKLQGAKEKRDTIGGSNSWPIEILVNGDVYVADGYGRIIDGTLIGSNLGNAIYANSKNGVVFDGGIRDLGGLLEIEGFNGWYRDEDPSYLMEQMLTTINAPIRIGRATVLPGDVVLANRHGTIFIPSHLLSQLVISSEVVALRDEFGFQRLREKTYTAGQIDTRWTDEIKADFLNWLKNYPDAKLPMTRKELNDYIANSRYYQP; from the coding sequence ATGAAATACATTCAAGTAAAAATGATGGTGTTATTGATCTGCTTAATGGCAACGGTCAATGGTAAAGCTCAAAGGGTCGCTTCATCACCAGATTATATTAAGGCCCTTACCAGTGAATGGGAAGGTGAGCGCTTTGAAGATGGAAGACCAAGAGTGTCAGATGCCCTTCTACAAAGACTAAAAAAGATACGAATAGAAGAAGCTTGGGGCTATTTGCGCCAACATGGTTACAACAATCAATACGAGGGAGGTTGGAAGATTATCCACCCTGAGGGAGTTATGACAGGTCGTGTGGTAACCGCACAATACGTTCCCCTTAGACCCGACCTAAAAGAATACGTAAAACTCCAGGGTGCCAAAGAAAAACGGGATACCATTGGAGGCAGTAACTCATGGCCCATAGAAATATTGGTGAATGGCGATGTATATGTGGCCGATGGCTATGGAAGAATCATAGACGGAACACTTATCGGGTCCAACCTTGGTAATGCCATTTACGCCAATTCCAAGAATGGTGTAGTTTTCGATGGAGGTATTCGCGACCTCGGTGGACTTTTGGAAATAGAAGGATTTAATGGTTGGTACAGGGATGAAGACCCTTCCTATTTAATGGAACAAATGCTAACCACCATCAATGCACCTATTCGCATTGGTCGCGCTACCGTTTTACCGGGCGATGTGGTCTTGGCCAACCGTCATGGAACTATCTTCATTCCTTCGCACTTGTTGTCCCAATTGGTAATTTCTTCTGAAGTAGTGGCCTTACGTGATGAATTTGGTTTCCAAAGACTTCGTGAAAAAACATACACCGCAGGACAAATAGATACGCGCTGGACAGACGAAATCAAAGCTGATTTCTTGAACTGGTTGAAAAACTACCCAGATGCCAAACTGCCAATGACCAGAAAAGAACTGAACGATTATATCGCGAACAGTAGATATTACCAACCATGA